In Citrus sinensis cultivar Valencia sweet orange chromosome 2, DVS_A1.0, whole genome shotgun sequence, a single genomic region encodes these proteins:
- the LOC102622522 gene encoding monocopper oxidase-like protein SKU5 has product MLSASYLCSSCVSFFFILLWLLNGCFGGDPYVFYDWTISYVTASPLGDKQQVIGINGQFPGPILNVTTNWNVVVNVKNDLDEPLLLTWNGVQHRKNSWQDGVLGTNCPIPAGWNWTYQFQVKDQIGSFFYFPSLDFQRAAGGYGGIIINNRDVIPLPFAVPDGDITIFISDWYTKSHKKLRKDVENGVDLGVPDGILINGLGPYRYDAAIVPDGIPYQLINVEPGKTYRLRVHNVGISTSLNFRIQNHNLLLVETEGSYTVQQNYTNMDIHVGQSFSFLVTTDQNASSEYYIVASPRFVNSSEWNKVTGVAILHYSNSLGPASGPLPDPPNAYDTYFSMNQARSIRWNVSAGAARPNPQGSFKYGQITVTDVYVILNRPAELIEGKWRTTLNGISYLPPSTPLMLAQQFNIPGAYKLDFPYKLMNRAPKVDTSLINGTYKGFMEIIFQNNDTTVQSYHMDGYAFFVVGMDFGVWTENSRGTYNKWDGVARSTTQVFPGAWTAILVYLDNAGIWNLRAENLDTWYLGQEVYVNVINPEIDKSAPLLPDNAIYCGLLSSLQKDQAQRINFSGAPSVVDASITVLLAFVIALFSYLIR; this is encoded by the exons ATGCTGTCTGCTTCTTATCTGTGTTCTTCTTgtgtttctttcttctttatacTTTTATGGTTGCTAAATGGTTGTTTTGGAGGTGACCCTTATGTGTTCTATGACTGGACTATCTCATATGTCACTGCTTCCCCACTTGGAGATAAACAACAG GTTATTGGGATTAATGGGCAGTTTCCAGGACCGATTCTTAATGTCACCACAAATTGGAATGTTGTTGTCAATGTAAAGAATGATCTTGATGAGCCATTGCTTCTTACATG GAATGGCGTACAACATAGGAAAAATTCTTGGCAAGATGGTGTTTTAGGGACTAATTGTCCAATTCCTGCTGGTTGGAACTGGACATATCAGTTTCAGGTGAAGGACCAGATAGGGAGTTTTTTTTACTTCCCTTCTTTAGACTTCCAGCGGGCTGCAGGTGGGTATGGGGGAATCATCATTAACAACAGAGATGTTATTCCATTACCCTTTGCAGTGCCAGATGGCGATATTACCATTTTTATCAGTGACTGGTACACGAAGAGTCATAAG AAACTAAGGAAAGATGTTGAGAATGGCGTAGACCTTGGAGTTCCTGATGGGATCCTCATCAATGGACTTGGTCCCTATCGCTATGATGCAGCAATTGTTCCAGATGGTATTCCTTACCAGTTAATAAATGTTGAACCGG GAAAAACATACCGCCTCCGGGTTCACAATGTTGGAATCTCAACCAgcttaaattttaggatacAAAATCATAACTTACTTCTTGTTGAGACCGAAGGATCATACACAGTTCAGCAGAACTACACAAATATGGATATTCATGTGGGTCAGTCATTCTCATTTTTGGTTACAACGGATCAAAATGCTAGCAGTGAGTACTACATTGTTGCCAGTCCTCGGTTTGTTAATTCATCAGAATGGAATAAAGTTACTGGAGTGGCCATCTTGCATTACTCCAATTCATTGGGACCTGCTTCAGGTCCTCTTCCTGATCCTCCTAATGCATACGACACATATTTCTCAATGAATCAAGCTCGATCCATAAG GTGGAATGTCTCTGCTGGTGCTGCTCGTCCAAATCCACAGGGATCTTTCAAATATGGGCAGATTACTGTGACAGATGTGTATGTGATTCTCAATAGACCTGCAGAGCTTATAGAGGGGAAGTGGCGTACCACTCTCAATGGTATCTCATACTTACCACCTTCAACACCTCTAATGCTTGCCCAGCAATTCAACATTCCGGGGGCTTACAAGCTTGATTTCCCTTACAAATTGATGAACCGAGCTCCAAAAGTAGATACATCTCTGATTAATGGTACTTACAAAGGTTTTATGGAAATCATTTTTCAGAACAATGATACCACCGTGCAGAGCTACCATATGGATGGCTATGCATTCTTCGTTGTGGG TATGGATTTCGGAGTGTGGACAGAGAATAGTAGAGGCACATACAACAAATGGGATGGTGTTGCTCGCAGCACTACACAG GTCTTTCCTGGAGCTTGGACAGCTATATTAGTTTATCTTGACAATGCTGGCATTTGGAACCTCCGTGCTGAGAATCTTGACACATGGTATCTGGGCCAAGAAGTTTATGTGAACGTCATAAATCCAGAGATTGACAAATCTGCGCCTCTGTTACCTGACAATGCCATATATTGTGGTCTGCTTTCATCCTTACAGAA AGATCAAGCTCAGAGAATTAACTTTTCTGGTGCCCCATCAGTTGTGGATGCAAGTATAACAGTTCTACTTGCATTTGTCATAGCCcttttcagttatttaattagGTAA